A stretch of DNA from Staphylococcus sp. KG4-3:
AACAATCGATTCAAGAAGTGAAGACGTTATTACAAACAATACAATCTATAGAAGAGCTTAATGCACACACGTTTGTTGAAGATGAACGGAAAGGTGTGCAAAATGCTATCATACAAAGACGTAAACAATTAGAAAAAGAAGAGTTATTGCTAAAAAATTATGAAGAAATGTCAGAGTTTGAAACCGCATTGTTAACGCAAAATAGTGATGAGCTTATTTGCGGTATCGATGAAGTTGGTCGTGGCCCATTAGCAGGGCCGGTTGTAACATGTGCTGTAATTTTAAATGAGAATCATCATTTTACAGGGTTAAATGACTCTAAGAAATTATCTGCAAAGCAAAGACAAAGTATAGAGAAACAACTATTAAATGATGTTTTTGCATATGCTTATGGTTATGCAACAGTCGAAGAGATTGATCGATTAAATATCTATGAGGCCACAAAAATTGCTATGTTAAGAGCGATTAATGCATTATCAGTACGTCCTACACACTTACTTGTTGATGCGATGACTTTAGATATAGATATCCCACAAACATCATTAATTAAAGGTGATGCTAGAAGTGTATCTATTGCAGCTGCAAGCGTGCTGGCAAAAGAACATAGAGATAAATATATGCGTGAATTAGCTGAGAGATATCCTGGCTACGGTTTTGAAAAAAATGCTGGCTATGGTACCCAACAACACTTAGACGGCATTAAACAATTGGGCATTATACCTGAACACAGGAAAACATTTGAGCCAATTAAATCGCTCACAAATTAATAGTTAAAATGAAATAATTGAAATAAGTAGAATAAATGAGTTTACAATAGCGCTTTCATTTCTTATAATTGATTATGAACTTAACCTAAGAAACAGGAGGATGGAGAATGAATATCCACGAGTATCAAGGTAAAGCAATATTTCGTTCTATGGGCGTTGCTGTCCCAGAAGGACGCGTAGCATATACTGCTGAAGAAGCAGTTGAAAAGGCAAAAGAATTAGATTCAAAAGTTTATGTGGTAAAAGCACAGATTCATGCAGGGGGCAGAGGTAAAGCTGGCGGTGTGAAAATTGCAAAATCACTATCCGAAGTGGAAACTTATGCAAATGAATTATTAGGTAAGACGCTTGTTACACATCAAACTGGGCCTGAAGGTAAGGAAGTTAAACGCCTTTACATAGAAGAAGGCTGCGATATTCAAAAAGAATATTATGTTGGTTTTGTAATTGATCGTGCAACAGATAGAGTTACTTTAATGGCTTCAGAAGAAGGCGGTACAGAAATTGAAGAAGTAGCTGCTGAAACACCTGAAAAAATATTCAAAGAAACAATTGATCCTGTTGTCGGGTTAGCGCCATATCAAGCTAGAAGAATAGCGTTCAACATTAATATTCCAAAAGAATCAATTAATAAAGCGGCTAAGTTTTTAGTATCACTATATAATGTGTTCATCGAAAAAGATTGTTCTATCGTTGAAATCAACCCACTTGTAACTACAGGTGAAGGTGAAGTATTAGCGTTAGATGCAAAAGTAAACTTTGATGATAATGCATTATTTAAACATAAAGATATTCAAGAATTACGTGACTTAGAAGAAGAAGATCCAAAAGAAATCGAAGCATCTAAATATGATTTATCATATATTGCATTAGATGGAGATATCGGTTGTATGGTAAATGGTGCTGGTTTAGCGATGGCTACTATGGATACAATTAATCACTTCGGTGGAAATCCGGCTAACTTCCTTGACGTAGGGGGCGGCGCAACTAAAGAAAAAGTTACTGAAGCCTTTAAAATTATTTTAGGTGATGAGCAAGTTAAAGGTATCTTTGTAAATATCTTTGGTGGAATTATGAAATGTGACATCATTGCAGAAGGTATAGTTGCCGCAGTTAAAGAAGTAGAACTTACACTACCACTTGTTGTACGTTTAGAAGGTACAAACGTTGAAAAAGGTAAAGAAATCCTTAAAGAATCTGGATTAGCAATTGAACCAGCAGCTACAATGGCTGAAGGCGCACAAAAAATCGTAAAACTTGTTAAAGAAGCATAAGGAAAGGATGGGAGCACGAAGATGAGCGTATTTATTGATAAGAATACAAAAGTAATTGTACAAGGTATCACAGGGTCAACTGCCCTTTTCCATACAAAACAAATGCTTGAATATGGTACACAAATTGTTGCTGGGGTTACTCCAGGTAAAGGCGGACAAGTTGTTGAAGGCGTTCCAGTATTCAATACAGTTGAAGAAGCACAAGAAGAAACAGGTGCTACAGTTTCAGTAATCTATGTACCTGCACCATTTGCTGCAGATGCAATTTTAGAATGTATTGAAGCTGAATTAGATTTAGCAATCTGTATTACAGAACACATCCCAGTAGTTGATATGGTTAAAGTTAAACGTTACTCAGAAGGTAAGAAGACACGTGTTGTTGGGCCAAACTGTCCAGGCGTAATCACTGCTGATGAATGTAAAATCGGAATTATGCCAGGTTATATCCATAAAAAAGGCCATGTAGGCGTAGTTTCACGTTCTGGTACATTAACTTATGAAGCGGTGCATCAATTAACTGAAGAAGGTATTGGTCAAACAACTGCTGTAGGTATTGGCGGGGACCCTGTTAACGGCACAAACTTTATTGATGTATTAAAAGCATTTAATGAAGATGAAGAAACTAAGGCAGTGGTTATGATTGGTGAAATCGGTGGTACTGCAGAGGAAGAAGCTGCAGAGTGGATTAAAGCTAATATGACTAAACCTGTTGTAGGTTTCGTTGGTGGACAAACAGCTCCTCCTGGTAAGCGTATGGGCCATGCTGGCGCTATTATCTCGGGCGGTAAAGGTACTGCAGATGAGAAAATTAAAACGCTTAATAGCTGTGGTGTGAAAACTGCAGATACACCTTCTGAAATTGGTACTACATTGATAGATGCTGCAAAAGAAGCAGGTATATACGAACAATTATTAACTGTTAAGTAATTATTTGTTTTATAATGCGCACAAATTCCGATAATATGTTGGAGTTTGTGCTTTTTTAGGTTGTTTTTCTACCATATTAATAGTGAATATTATAAGAAAATAGTATTCATCAATACTTTCAGACTAACACGTTTATATAGTGATAATTACTCTTTAAAGTTATATTAAATTTCATGAAAAATGATTTTATAATGTAAAGTAAATTCAATAGAAACTCCTCTATAATGTATATATAAAGGAGCGCGATACATGAAAGGACAACTTTATTTAAAACTAAGATTTGCAGGATTAACTACACGTCATTTGTACCAACTATTTGAATTTTCACCTTCATTTATATATGAGCACGAATTAGAACAAAATCACACCCTTAAAAGGTTTTTAACAGAGTCAGCAATAACTCGTAAACACATCATTTATGACAATTTTTTAAATTTAGAGTATGAGCATATTTTCAAACTGCTAAAGCAATGGCATATTAGTTATGTGGCTATTGATTCCAATACTTATCCTAAATTATTACGTGAAATACACGATCCACCATTTATCCTTTTCTATAAAGGTAATCCTACATTAATGCAATCTACGCGAACACTTGCTATTATCGGTTCGAGGCAAGCTACTAATTATACTCGAAGAACACTAGAAACATTTTTTCCTAATTTTAAAAATGAGAATTTAATTATCATATCTGGTTTGGCTAAAGGGGCAGATAGAATAGCTCATGAGCAAACACTGAAACATAATATGGGGGCGATTGCTGTATTAGGATTTGGTCATAAGCATCATTATCCTAAAGAAACTTATGCTATTCGAAAACAAATTGAGGCTAAAGGTATAGTGATTAGTGAGTATTTACCAACTGATGGACCTCGAAAGCATTATTTTCCTGAACGAAATAGAATTATTAGCGGCATTTCTAAGGGAGTTTTTATCACAGAATCCACTTGTGAGTAGTGGGACAAATATAACGATGGATTGTGCATTGGAACAAAATAGGGAAATATATGTATTACCGGGATCTATATACAATCCTATGGTTCAAGGAAATTTAGTTAGTGCACAAGAAGGAGCTAAGATTGTTGTGAAGGCTTGTGATATTTTAGAAGATTACAGTTAGTCATTATAAAATAATGGTATATAATACTTAAATTGTTAAAAATTTAGTCTTGTAGAAAACATATGTAAAAGCAATGACTATTATAAAATTTTGCCACAATAATACGCTAATTTAATACACACTAAAATTAAAAACATTGACAAAAACAAAATACACCGTTTATCATTTATCTTTGTAATTAGAAAATGCAAGGGGGTAACTACTTTGGCAGAAAATTTAGTCATAGTTGAATCGCCTGCAAAAGCTAAAACTATTGAAAAATATTTAGGGAAAAAATACAAAGTTATCGCATCAATGGGGCATGTTCGAGATTTGCCTCGTAGTCAAATGGGCGTAGATGCAGAAAATGATTATGAACCCAAATATATAACAATACGCGGCAAAGGTCCTGTAGTTAAAGAATTAAAGAAACATGCTAAGAAAGCCAAAAAAGTTTTCCTAGCGAGTGACCCGGACCGTGAAGGTGAAGCTATTGCTTGGCATTTAGCAAATATATTAAATTTAGAAGATTCAAAAGAAAATAGAGTAGTGTTTAATGAAATAACAAAAGATGCTGTGAAAGATAGCTTTAAACATCCAAGAGGTATTGAGATGGAACTTGTTGACGCACAACAAGCACGTCGTATATTAGATCGTTTAGTAGGTTATAATATTTCACCAGTACTTTGGAAAAAAGTGAAAAAAGGGCTGTCAGCCGGTCGCGTACAATCAGTGGCACTAAGACTTGTTATTGATCGAGAAAATGAAATAAGAAACTTTAAACCAGAAGAATATTGGAAAATTGAAGGCGAATTTAGATATAAAAAATCTAAATTTACAGCTAAATTTTTACATTTAAAAAACAAACCGTATAAATTAACAAACAAAGATGACGTTGAAAAAGTGACAACACAGTTGGACGGAGATCAATTCGAAGTAACGAAAGTAACTAAGAAAGAAAAAACACGTTACCCTGCAAATCCTTTTACAACTTCAACGTTACAACAAGAAGCTGCACGTAAATTAAACTTTAAAGCACGTAAAACAATGATGCTAGCTCAACAACTATATGAAGGTATTGACTTGAAAAGACAAGGCACGGTTGGTTTAATTACCTATATGCGTACTGATTCAACGAGAATATCCGATCAAGCCAAAGCAGAAGCTAAAAACTATATTGAAGAGACTTATGGTCAAAATTATACATCAAGTCGCAAAGCAAAAGGTCAAGGGGCTCAGGATGCTCACGAAGCGATTAGACCTTCAAGTACTTTACGTACACCAAATGAAATGAAACAATTTTTAACTAGAGATCAACATAGATTATATAAACTAATTTGGGAGCGTTTTGTAGCAAGTCAAATGGCACCAGCAATCTTAGATACAGTTGCCATGGATATAACGCAAAATGATATAAAATTCCGTGCAAATGGTCAAACAATCAAATTCAAAGGTTTTATGACATTATACGTTGAAGCAAAAGATGATAACGATGATGGTAAAGATAATAAATTACCGAATATTGAAGAGGGTGAAATGGTTACAGCCACAGATATTGAACCATCACAACATTTCACTCAGCCGCCACCACGTTATACTGAAGCTCGCCTAGTTAAAACAATGGAAGAGTTGAAGATTGGGAGACCTTCTACGTATGCACCAACTATTGATACAATACAAAAAAGAAATTATGTAAAAAATGAAAGTAAACGATTTGTACCAACAGAATTAGGCGAAATCGTACACGAGCAAGTAAAAGATTACTTCCCCGAAATCATAGATGTTGATTTCACTGTAAATATGGAAACGTTACTAGATAAAGTGGCAGATGGTGAAATTCCATGGAAAAAGGTGATAAGAGACTTTTACAGTAGTTTCAGTCAAGATGTTGAGCGTGCTGAAGAAGAAATGGAAAAAATTGAAATTAAAGATGAACCGGCTGGTGAAGACTGTGAAGTATGTGGTTCACCAATGGTCATTAAAATGGGACGTTATGGTAAATTTATGGCATGCTCAAATTTCCCGGATTGTCGTAATACAAAAGCCATTGTTAAAACAATTGGGGTGACTTGTCCAAAATGTAAAGAAGGCGACGTCGTAGAGCGTAAGTCGAAGAAAAATCGTGTGTTCTATGGTTGTTCGAAATATCCAGAATGTGATTTTGTTACATGGGACAAACCAATAGGTCGAGACTGTCCGAAATGTGAACAATATCTTGTTGAGAAAAAACAAGGACGTAAGAGTCAAGTTGTATGTTCTAATTGTGATTACAAAGAAGAAGAACAGAAATAAATAATGAAATATCGCTTGTTGTTTTAAATAATTATATATGAATGATAGTAGCAGCTTACGACATATATTTATAATTTAGATGATATATTTATAAATATGATAGAATGTCTAAGTTGCTATTTTATAAGTAGGAGGTAAATAAATGACTCAAGTAGTAAACGTCGTAGGTGCTGGACTTGCCGGTTCAGAAGCTGCATATCAATTGGCTCAACGAGGTATAAAAGTCAATCTTATTGAGATGAGGCCGGTTAAGCAAACACCTGCACATCACACCGATAAGTTTGCTGAATTAGTGTGTTCTAACTCATTAAGAGGTA
This window harbors:
- a CDS encoding DNA-processing protein DprA, with the translated sequence MKGQLYLKLRFAGLTTRHLYQLFEFSPSFIYEHELEQNHTLKRFLTESAITRKHIIYDNFLNLEYEHIFKLLKQWHISYVAIDSNTYPKLLREIHDPPFILFYKGNPTLMQSTRTLAIIGSRQATNYTRRTLETFFPNFKNENLIIISGLAKGADRIAHEQTLKHNMGAIAVLGFGHKHHYPKETYAIRKQIEAKGIVISEYLPTDGPRKHYFPERNRIISGISKGVFITESTCE
- the sucD gene encoding succinate--CoA ligase subunit alpha gives rise to the protein MSVFIDKNTKVIVQGITGSTALFHTKQMLEYGTQIVAGVTPGKGGQVVEGVPVFNTVEEAQEETGATVSVIYVPAPFAADAILECIEAELDLAICITEHIPVVDMVKVKRYSEGKKTRVVGPNCPGVITADECKIGIMPGYIHKKGHVGVVSRSGTLTYEAVHQLTEEGIGQTTAVGIGGDPVNGTNFIDVLKAFNEDEETKAVVMIGEIGGTAEEEAAEWIKANMTKPVVGFVGGQTAPPGKRMGHAGAIISGGKGTADEKIKTLNSCGVKTADTPSEIGTTLIDAAKEAGIYEQLLTVK
- a CDS encoding ribonuclease HII, which codes for MKQSIQEVKTLLQTIQSIEELNAHTFVEDERKGVQNAIIQRRKQLEKEELLLKNYEEMSEFETALLTQNSDELICGIDEVGRGPLAGPVVTCAVILNENHHFTGLNDSKKLSAKQRQSIEKQLLNDVFAYAYGYATVEEIDRLNIYEATKIAMLRAINALSVRPTHLLVDAMTLDIDIPQTSLIKGDARSVSIAAASVLAKEHRDKYMRELAERYPGYGFEKNAGYGTQQHLDGIKQLGIIPEHRKTFEPIKSLTN
- the sucC gene encoding ADP-forming succinate--CoA ligase subunit beta, coding for MNIHEYQGKAIFRSMGVAVPEGRVAYTAEEAVEKAKELDSKVYVVKAQIHAGGRGKAGGVKIAKSLSEVETYANELLGKTLVTHQTGPEGKEVKRLYIEEGCDIQKEYYVGFVIDRATDRVTLMASEEGGTEIEEVAAETPEKIFKETIDPVVGLAPYQARRIAFNINIPKESINKAAKFLVSLYNVFIEKDCSIVEINPLVTTGEGEVLALDAKVNFDDNALFKHKDIQELRDLEEEDPKEIEASKYDLSYIALDGDIGCMVNGAGLAMATMDTINHFGGNPANFLDVGGGATKEKVTEAFKIILGDEQVKGIFVNIFGGIMKCDIIAEGIVAAVKEVELTLPLVVRLEGTNVEKGKEILKESGLAIEPAATMAEGAQKIVKLVKEA
- the topA gene encoding type I DNA topoisomerase, which translates into the protein MAENLVIVESPAKAKTIEKYLGKKYKVIASMGHVRDLPRSQMGVDAENDYEPKYITIRGKGPVVKELKKHAKKAKKVFLASDPDREGEAIAWHLANILNLEDSKENRVVFNEITKDAVKDSFKHPRGIEMELVDAQQARRILDRLVGYNISPVLWKKVKKGLSAGRVQSVALRLVIDRENEIRNFKPEEYWKIEGEFRYKKSKFTAKFLHLKNKPYKLTNKDDVEKVTTQLDGDQFEVTKVTKKEKTRYPANPFTTSTLQQEAARKLNFKARKTMMLAQQLYEGIDLKRQGTVGLITYMRTDSTRISDQAKAEAKNYIEETYGQNYTSSRKAKGQGAQDAHEAIRPSSTLRTPNEMKQFLTRDQHRLYKLIWERFVASQMAPAILDTVAMDITQNDIKFRANGQTIKFKGFMTLYVEAKDDNDDGKDNKLPNIEEGEMVTATDIEPSQHFTQPPPRYTEARLVKTMEELKIGRPSTYAPTIDTIQKRNYVKNESKRFVPTELGEIVHEQVKDYFPEIIDVDFTVNMETLLDKVADGEIPWKKVIRDFYSSFSQDVERAEEEMEKIEIKDEPAGEDCEVCGSPMVIKMGRYGKFMACSNFPDCRNTKAIVKTIGVTCPKCKEGDVVERKSKKNRVFYGCSKYPECDFVTWDKPIGRDCPKCEQYLVEKKQGRKSQVVCSNCDYKEEEQK